A single Bacillus sp. OxB-1 DNA region contains:
- a CDS encoding IS110 family transposase, protein MNFTQNAKINQVTDKTLVIGMDIAKRTHYACMVDERGLLLKKSFPVHQSRQGFEYFYECILNAKKQFGKTDVIIGIEPTGHYWLNLAYFLDDRGIPLVICNPMHVKKSKELDDNLQTKNDAKDALVIARLVKDGRYSYPRILRETEAELRVGATLKGNLTEELNAVKNKIIRWTDRYFPEFQQVFPSFGKMALAALECTPFPNDVAGKEPIELVEIYRNVEGMKSPQIPKAKKLIDSAYISIGVTEGQTMARIEIATLVQRYRQLEKELESLQEQLTELIQATVEYEYLQTVPGLGDATIIDLLSEIGSFAHYDHPRQLLKLAGLTLRENSSGQHKGQKRISKRGRRQLRALLFRVMMPMIRHNKAFRQLHEYYTTRQVNPLRKKQSIVVLCGKLLKVLHAICTKHMAFDAEQMMRDIPKLERAA, encoded by the coding sequence ATGAATTTTACGCAAAACGCTAAAATTAATCAAGTCACGGATAAAACGCTGGTTATAGGAATGGACATCGCCAAGCGCACACATTACGCCTGCATGGTTGATGAACGTGGCCTGCTCCTCAAGAAGTCGTTCCCCGTACATCAATCGAGGCAAGGGTTCGAATACTTCTATGAATGTATTCTCAATGCCAAGAAACAATTCGGCAAAACCGATGTCATTATCGGCATCGAGCCAACCGGCCACTATTGGCTCAACCTGGCCTACTTTCTCGACGATCGGGGCATCCCCCTCGTCATATGCAATCCAATGCATGTAAAGAAATCCAAGGAACTTGACGACAATCTTCAGACGAAGAACGACGCCAAAGATGCCCTTGTCATCGCCCGTTTAGTGAAAGACGGTCGATACAGCTATCCACGGATCTTGAGGGAAACAGAGGCTGAACTGCGTGTAGGTGCGACGCTCAAAGGCAATCTCACTGAGGAATTAAACGCTGTTAAAAACAAGATAATTCGCTGGACCGATCGCTATTTTCCGGAGTTTCAACAAGTGTTTCCGAGTTTCGGCAAGATGGCACTCGCTGCGTTGGAATGTACACCATTTCCTAACGATGTAGCGGGCAAAGAGCCGATTGAACTGGTTGAAATCTACCGGAATGTAGAGGGAATGAAATCCCCCCAGATACCGAAGGCAAAGAAACTTATTGATTCGGCGTATATTTCCATTGGCGTTACAGAAGGACAAACGATGGCCCGTATTGAAATCGCCACACTCGTCCAGCGCTATCGCCAACTTGAGAAGGAACTTGAATCACTTCAGGAACAGTTGACAGAGCTTATTCAGGCGACGGTTGAGTATGAGTATCTTCAAACGGTTCCAGGCCTTGGAGACGCAACCATCATTGATTTACTATCTGAAATCGGTAGTTTCGCCCATTATGATCATCCACGCCAACTACTTAAACTCGCGGGATTGACACTTAGGGAGAATTCTTCCGGACAGCACAAAGGACAGAAACGCATTTCGAAAAGGGGAAGACGCCAACTACGTGCACTGCTCTTCCGTGTCATGATGCCGATGATCCGCCATAACAAGGCATTTCGACAACTGCATGAGTATTACACAACAAGACAGGTAAACCCATTACGCAAGAAGCAGTCCATTGTAGTTCTCTGTGGGAAACTACTGAAGGTGCTGCACGCAATCTGTACGAAGCATATGGCATTTGACGCCGAGCAGATGATGAGGGACATTCCCAAGCTCGAAAGAGCTGCCTAA
- a CDS encoding VWA domain-containing protein — MKKLLYGLICTLILLAGCTAKEETQVQAENQAQTETKTAAEQESNEFELAKPEYYEFAGVDRELTDVEKKLLRKPGIYGGNNYDEEKVKEAIDEWPDDLTEEQYLNEMLHLLGEDYYEGMKTFLTFDPTVAVDHERPDEQMNAPKLKTAHYAILIDASGSMKAMADGKSRMDSAKDAVLDFAKQIPEDATVSMRVYGHKGSGNQADKELSCSSTENFYNGKFEETAFREALHNVKPAGWTPIGLVLETVKEDIPEDTDEAVVYVVSDGIETCGGDPVKAAGELVSGNIQTVVNIIGYDVDNEGQTLLKKVADAGNGEFIYVNSEKELKKYMREQYEVIQQQWWDWKEKGQDEAWDQKVVLQDLAWDTKVEMQEKSLREKERLQAAEEYLRTKYEDSGHPARNLSRNLIADQHAKYNYVTKTGNDLYNESTRNGNKLYNDITKEGNQKYNETIQKKNAE, encoded by the coding sequence ATGAAAAAGCTTTTATATGGCCTGATTTGTACGCTTATCCTGTTGGCAGGCTGTACGGCTAAAGAAGAAACGCAAGTTCAGGCGGAAAATCAGGCGCAGACAGAGACAAAAACGGCGGCTGAACAAGAATCGAACGAATTTGAACTAGCGAAGCCTGAGTATTACGAGTTTGCTGGCGTTGATCGTGAATTGACGGACGTGGAAAAAAAGCTTCTCCGGAAACCGGGTATTTACGGCGGAAATAACTACGATGAAGAAAAAGTCAAGGAAGCGATTGACGAGTGGCCGGATGATCTGACGGAGGAGCAGTATTTGAATGAAATGCTGCATCTTCTTGGAGAAGATTATTATGAGGGGATGAAGACTTTTCTAACATTCGATCCAACGGTGGCGGTAGATCATGAAAGGCCCGATGAACAAATGAACGCGCCGAAGCTGAAAACGGCGCATTACGCCATTTTGATCGATGCGAGCGGAAGCATGAAAGCGATGGCGGACGGCAAATCACGTATGGATTCGGCGAAGGATGCGGTCTTGGATTTCGCCAAACAGATACCGGAGGATGCGACCGTGTCGATGCGGGTGTATGGCCATAAAGGCTCCGGCAACCAAGCGGACAAGGAGCTTTCCTGCAGCAGCACGGAAAATTTCTATAATGGGAAGTTTGAAGAGACGGCGTTCCGGGAGGCACTACACAACGTGAAACCTGCGGGCTGGACGCCGATCGGACTTGTATTGGAAACCGTGAAAGAAGATATTCCGGAAGATACGGATGAAGCGGTTGTCTACGTAGTAAGCGACGGCATCGAAACCTGCGGCGGCGACCCGGTGAAAGCGGCAGGAGAACTCGTTTCGGGCAATATTCAGACGGTCGTCAATATTATCGGCTATGATGTCGATAATGAAGGGCAGACCTTGCTGAAAAAAGTGGCCGATGCAGGGAACGGGGAATTCATCTACGTTAATTCCGAGAAAGAACTGAAAAAATATATGCGGGAGCAATACGAAGTGATTCAGCAGCAATGGTGGGACTGGAAAGAGAAAGGCCAAGACGAAGCATGGGATCAGAAAGTCGTCCTCCAAGATCTTGCCTGGGATACAAAGGTTGAGATGCAGGAAAAGTCGCTAAGGGAAAAGGAACGGCTGCAGGCTGCAGAAGAGTATCTTCGAACGAAGTATGAGGACAGCGGTCATCCCGCCCGCAACCTGTCACGTAATTTGATTGCCGATCAGCATGCAAAATATAATTATGTCACAAAGACGGGCAACGATCTCTACAATGAAAGTACGAGAAACGGCAATAAACTCTACAATGACATTACCAAAGAGGGAAACCAGAAATATAACGAAACGATTCAAAAGAAAAACGCGGAGTAA
- a CDS encoding YfiT family bacillithiol transferase produces the protein MDVKFPIGPLQVPENVSVADIQKWWKEIKTYADRLRQTVGSLSDEELEKTYREGSYTVRQLVHHIADSQLNMYQRLKLALTEDTPTVPAFNQDKWAVQPDTELPVESSIKMLAGINERLAALFGNITEEQLNRSFIHQVNGEITVATKLAKLAWHEEHHLAHIKLALADGKS, from the coding sequence ATGGATGTAAAGTTTCCAATCGGGCCATTGCAAGTTCCCGAAAACGTAAGCGTAGCCGATATTCAAAAATGGTGGAAGGAAATCAAGACATACGCGGATCGACTAAGACAAACGGTTGGCTCATTAAGCGATGAGGAATTAGAGAAAACATACCGCGAAGGCAGCTATACTGTACGTCAGCTTGTTCATCACATAGCGGATTCCCAGCTGAATATGTACCAACGCCTGAAACTGGCTTTGACAGAAGACACTCCGACAGTCCCGGCTTTCAATCAGGACAAGTGGGCCGTCCAGCCGGATACCGAGCTTCCCGTAGAAAGCTCCATTAAGATGTTGGCAGGCATAAATGAACGTCTCGCAGCACTGTTCGGCAATATAACGGAAGAGCAGCTAAATCGGTCATTCATTCATCAAGTAAACGGTGAGATTACCGTGGCAACAAAATTGGCGAAATTAGCATGGCATGAAGAGCATCACTTAGCCCATATCAAACTTGCATTGGCAGACGGAAAGTCTTGA
- a CDS encoding ABC transporter ATP-binding protein has protein sequence MIEIKDVTKKFGKKNVLKGVSFTAEKGKITCLIGINGVGKTTIMKAIMALTPINSGTILIDGEKIHSKSYEKITFIPDAITMLPHMQIREAFVFMADFYDSWNKARASELLHFFKLNETDRISELSKGNIAKVNLILGLAMDVDYVLMDEPFSGIDIFSREQIADVFTSHLIEGRGVIITTHEINDIEHLIDKAVLLDNGVVLKEFDTEEVREIEGKSVIDVMREVYQA, from the coding sequence ATGATTGAAATAAAAGATGTAACCAAGAAGTTTGGCAAGAAGAACGTGTTGAAAGGCGTGTCTTTTACCGCAGAAAAAGGGAAGATCACTTGTTTAATTGGCATTAATGGTGTCGGAAAAACAACCATTATGAAAGCGATTATGGCGTTAACGCCCATCAATAGCGGTACAATTCTCATCGACGGTGAAAAAATTCATAGTAAGAGCTATGAAAAAATCACCTTCATACCGGATGCCATCACGATGCTGCCGCATATGCAAATACGAGAAGCCTTTGTATTCATGGCCGACTTTTACGACAGCTGGAACAAGGCCCGTGCCAGTGAGCTTCTTCACTTTTTTAAACTGAATGAAACAGATCGGATTTCTGAACTGTCAAAAGGAAATATCGCCAAAGTAAACCTGATTCTCGGGTTAGCGATGGATGTCGATTATGTCCTAATGGACGAACCTTTCTCAGGGATTGACATATTCAGTCGTGAGCAAATTGCCGACGTATTTACGAGTCACTTGATTGAAGGCCGCGGAGTCATTATCACAACACATGAAATTAATGATATTGAACATTTGATTGATAAAGCGGTTCTGCTGGATAACGGTGTCGTTTTAAAAGAATTTGACACAGAAGAAGTAAGAGAAATAGAAGGGAAATCGGTAATTGACGTCATGAGAGAGGTGTATCAAGCATGA
- a CDS encoding GntR family transcriptional regulator produces the protein MAVKFNNRDPVYVQVIQHFKEQIAKGDFEPGQEIPSRRELANRLKINPNTAQRAYKEMEEQGLIFTEGNLPSRITKDEQVLKTVREELILEAVETFVQSVRTINVPIQEAVSLVKDTYEKGN, from the coding sequence ATGGCGGTAAAGTTTAATAATCGTGATCCTGTTTATGTCCAAGTGATTCAGCATTTTAAAGAACAGATTGCAAAAGGTGACTTTGAGCCGGGTCAGGAGATTCCGTCGAGAAGGGAACTGGCGAATCGGCTTAAGATTAATCCCAATACGGCGCAGCGAGCGTATAAAGAAATGGAGGAACAAGGGTTGATTTTCACCGAGGGGAATTTACCTAGCCGCATTACGAAAGATGAGCAGGTGCTAAAAACGGTAAGAGAGGAACTGATTTTGGAGGCGGTTGAGACATTTGTTCAATCGGTTCGAACCATTAATGTACCTATACAAGAGGCTGTGAGTTTAGTGAAGGATACGTACGAAAAGGGAAATTAA
- a CDS encoding alanine/glycine:cation symporter family protein, whose amino-acid sequence MFSDVLEWLVGPLNNFIWTYILIALLLVLGVYFTIRTNFVQIRLFGEMFRLIVEKKESNDGVSPFQAFTISAASRVGTGNVAGVALAIGIGGPGAVFWMWIIAIIGMATAFVESTLAQVYKVRDGDTFRGGPAYYIQKALGQRKLGIVFAVLLTMSFGFIFNAVQSNTISQSFVDVFGVPNWVVGIFLVVLTAFIVFGGVKRIVKVTQAIVPIMATFYIILALFIVAINITQVPAMFLLIFEHAFGLKEFVGGGVGAAMMQGIRRGLFSNEAGMGSVPNAAATANVSHPAKQGLVQSLGVFFDTIIICSATAFVILLGGLYESGEQNGILLTQASMAVHVGSWAPYFVAIAIMFFAFSSIVGNYYYGETNIEFIKANKNWMVLYRILVLGMVFFGAMAKVGVVWDMADLFMGFMAVINLIVIMLLGRVAFRVLQDFTAQRRQGLNPVFKADTVPGLQGAECWEGTPANPDKRL is encoded by the coding sequence ATGTTCTCAGATGTGTTGGAATGGTTAGTCGGACCGTTGAATAATTTTATTTGGACGTATATTTTAATCGCTTTGCTGTTGGTGTTGGGTGTCTATTTCACCATCCGTACGAACTTTGTGCAAATCCGGCTGTTCGGGGAGATGTTCCGCCTCATTGTCGAGAAAAAGGAGAGCAATGACGGTGTTTCACCTTTCCAGGCCTTCACGATCAGTGCCGCTTCGCGGGTCGGAACAGGGAACGTCGCAGGGGTGGCGCTGGCCATCGGAATCGGCGGGCCCGGTGCCGTTTTCTGGATGTGGATCATCGCTATCATCGGGATGGCGACTGCATTCGTAGAGAGTACGCTCGCTCAAGTGTACAAAGTGCGGGATGGAGATACGTTCCGTGGCGGGCCTGCGTATTACATACAAAAGGCACTTGGTCAGCGCAAACTGGGAATCGTCTTTGCAGTTCTTTTGACAATGAGTTTCGGCTTCATATTCAATGCGGTGCAATCCAATACGATCAGTCAATCATTCGTGGACGTCTTCGGTGTGCCGAATTGGGTTGTTGGAATCTTTCTCGTCGTCTTGACCGCATTCATCGTATTCGGCGGGGTCAAACGTATTGTAAAAGTTACGCAGGCAATTGTCCCGATCATGGCGACGTTCTACATCATTTTGGCGCTATTCATCGTGGCCATTAATATTACTCAAGTTCCGGCGATGTTCCTCTTGATCTTTGAACATGCCTTCGGACTGAAAGAGTTTGTCGGCGGCGGCGTCGGGGCGGCGATGATGCAAGGGATCCGACGCGGCCTGTTCTCCAACGAAGCGGGTATGGGAAGTGTGCCGAACGCCGCGGCGACGGCTAATGTGTCTCATCCGGCCAAACAGGGGCTTGTCCAAAGTTTGGGCGTATTCTTCGACACGATCATTATCTGTTCGGCAACGGCATTTGTCATCCTGCTTGGCGGGTTGTATGAATCGGGAGAGCAGAATGGTATTCTGCTGACTCAGGCATCAATGGCTGTCCATGTCGGTTCATGGGCTCCTTATTTCGTTGCCATCGCCATCATGTTCTTCGCTTTCAGTTCCATCGTCGGGAACTATTATTATGGCGAGACAAACATAGAATTCATCAAAGCGAATAAAAATTGGATGGTGCTTTATCGGATTCTCGTCTTGGGAATGGTATTTTTCGGAGCGATGGCCAAAGTGGGGGTCGTCTGGGATATGGCGGACTTGTTCATGGGCTTCATGGCGGTCATCAACTTGATTGTCATCATGTTGTTGGGCCGGGTCGCTTTCAGAGTGCTACAGGACTTCACGGCTCAACGCCGCCAAGGGCTAAACCCGGTATTCAAAGCGGATACCGTACCCGGATTGCAAGGGGCGGAATGTTGGGAAGGCACACCCGCCAATCCGGATAAACGGCTGTAA
- the rpsI gene encoding 30S ribosomal protein S9 yields MAQVQYLGTGRRKSSVARVRLVPGDGKIVINNRDVEDYVPFETLREVIKQPLVATETLGSYDILVNVHGGGFTGQAGAIRHGVARALLNVDPDFRPTLKSAGLLTRDARMKERKKYGLKGARRAPQFSKR; encoded by the coding sequence TTGGCACAAGTACAATATCTCGGCACTGGCCGTCGTAAAAGCTCAGTAGCTCGTGTACGTCTCGTTCCTGGAGATGGCAAAATCGTCATCAACAACCGTGACGTCGAAGACTACGTACCATTTGAAACACTTCGCGAAGTCATCAAGCAACCACTCGTTGCAACTGAAACTCTTGGAAGCTACGATATCCTTGTAAACGTCCACGGCGGCGGATTCACAGGACAAGCAGGCGCAATCCGTCACGGCGTTGCACGTGCACTACTTAACGTAGATCCTGACTTCCGTCCGACATTGAAATCTGCTGGATTGCTCACACGTGACGCTCGTATGAAAGAACGTAAAAAATACGGTCTTAAAGGCGCACGTCGTGCACCACAGTTCTCAAAACGTTAA
- the rplM gene encoding 50S ribosomal protein L13: MRTTFMAKGQEVERKWLVVDAAGQTLGRLASEVASILRGKHKPTFTPHVDTGDYVIIINADKIELTGNKLKDKIYYRHTGHPGGIKQRTALEMRNNYPTKMLELAIKGMLPKGPLGRQTGKKLYVYAGAEHPHAAQKPEAYELRG, encoded by the coding sequence ATGCGCACAACATTCATGGCGAAAGGTCAGGAAGTCGAACGTAAATGGCTAGTGGTAGACGCTGCAGGACAGACACTTGGTCGTCTGGCTTCTGAAGTGGCTTCCATTCTTCGTGGAAAACATAAACCGACTTTCACACCACATGTTGACACAGGTGACTATGTCATCATCATCAACGCGGATAAAATCGAATTGACAGGCAACAAATTGAAAGATAAAATCTACTACCGCCACACTGGACATCCAGGCGGCATCAAGCAACGTACAGCGCTTGAAATGCGTAACAACTACCCAACAAAAATGCTTGAATTGGCGATCAAAGGGATGCTTCCAAAAGGTCCACTCGGCCGTCAAACAGGCAAGAAACTTTACGTCTACGCTGGAGCGGAACATCCGCACGCGGCACAAAAACCGGAAGCATACGAGCTTCGCGGATAA
- the truA gene encoding tRNA pseudouridine(38-40) synthase TruA encodes MRTKRVKATVSYDGTHFAGYQFQPGMRTVQSEIDKALRKVHKDKTVYSVASGRTDAGVHAYGQVIHFDTKLELEPDRWIMALNVLLPKDIRIVGAEYVDDEFHARYSATGKTYVFKWSYSEIQSPFERNYAVHLGRWKPDVERMREAAAYFLGEHDFTSFCSTKTATASKVRTVRLLTLEERENLLVLTIEGDGFLYNMVRTIAGMLLAVGIGWNAPEDVKEILESKDRKKGPKTAPAHGLYLHSVTYEE; translated from the coding sequence ATGCGGACGAAACGTGTGAAAGCTACCGTTTCCTATGACGGAACCCATTTTGCCGGGTATCAGTTTCAGCCGGGCATGCGGACCGTCCAGTCGGAAATCGACAAAGCACTGCGAAAAGTGCATAAAGACAAAACCGTCTATTCAGTGGCGAGCGGCCGGACTGATGCAGGTGTCCATGCATATGGACAAGTGATCCATTTCGATACGAAGCTCGAGTTGGAGCCGGATCGATGGATCATGGCATTGAATGTGTTATTGCCGAAAGATATCCGGATCGTCGGGGCGGAATATGTCGACGACGAATTCCACGCACGCTATTCAGCGACAGGAAAGACTTACGTTTTCAAATGGTCGTACAGTGAAATCCAAAGTCCGTTTGAACGCAATTACGCCGTTCATCTGGGAAGGTGGAAGCCTGACGTGGAACGGATGCGGGAAGCGGCGGCGTATTTCCTCGGCGAGCATGATTTTACAAGTTTCTGCTCGACGAAGACGGCGACGGCCAGCAAAGTGAGGACAGTCCGCTTGCTGACGCTGGAGGAACGTGAGAATCTGCTCGTGTTGACGATTGAGGGAGACGGCTTTTTATACAATATGGTACGGACGATTGCAGGGATGTTATTAGCGGTTGGCATCGGCTGGAACGCCCCGGAGGATGTCAAGGAAATCTTAGAGTCGAAAGACCGTAAAAAGGGCCCGAAAACCGCGCCAGCACACGGTTTATACCTTCATAGCGTGACCTATGAAGAGTGA
- a CDS encoding energy-coupling factor transporter transmembrane component T family protein translates to MLEKMIFGRYIPGDSFVHRLDPRSKLLFVFLFIIAVFLANNVATYAILLGFTLLTIFSSRIRLYFLINGLKPIIFLIIFTMLMHIFFTKDGALLFDWKFIKVYEEGLRQGIFISIRFLVLVLMTSVLTLTTSPISITDGMEDLLGPFKRLKLPVHELALMMSISLRFIPTLMDETDKILKAQLARGSDISTGSLKERVRAVIPLLVPLFVSAFKRAEDLAVAMEVRGYRGGEGRTRYRQLHWHWRDTVTMALLVVLGVILVLFRS, encoded by the coding sequence ATGCTCGAGAAGATGATTTTCGGCCGCTATATTCCGGGAGATTCGTTTGTCCATCGATTGGATCCCCGTTCGAAACTGTTATTCGTCTTTTTATTCATCATTGCCGTCTTTTTGGCGAATAATGTCGCAACGTATGCGATATTGTTGGGCTTCACGTTATTGACCATTTTCAGTTCCCGGATCCGTCTTTATTTCCTGATCAACGGGTTGAAGCCAATCATATTTCTGATCATCTTTACGATGCTCATGCATATCTTTTTCACAAAGGACGGCGCCTTGCTGTTCGATTGGAAATTCATCAAAGTGTATGAGGAAGGGCTGCGGCAGGGGATTTTCATCTCCATCCGGTTTCTCGTCCTTGTCTTGATGACTTCAGTCTTGACGTTGACGACTTCCCCGATTTCCATAACGGACGGGATGGAGGATTTATTGGGGCCGTTCAAGCGGTTGAAGTTGCCGGTCCATGAGTTGGCCCTCATGATGTCCATTTCGCTGCGGTTCATCCCTACCTTGATGGACGAGACCGATAAGATTTTGAAGGCGCAGTTGGCCCGCGGATCCGATATTAGCACGGGTTCTCTCAAAGAGCGGGTTCGTGCGGTCATTCCATTGCTCGTACCGCTCTTCGTCAGCGCCTTTAAGAGGGCGGAGGATCTGGCGGTCGCGATGGAGGTACGAGGCTACCGCGGAGGCGAGGGACGGACGCGCTACCGTCAGTTGCATTGGCATTGGCGGGATACGGTCACGATGGCTCTCCTTGTCGTCCTTGGCGTGATCCTCGTGCTGTTCAGATCGTAA
- a CDS encoding energy-coupling factor ABC transporter ATP-binding protein, whose product MDISLQQVGYLYGKDTPFEKRALQDVNATIASGTYTAIIGHTGSGKSTLLMHLNGLLKPSEGAVQIGASKISAGTKAKGLKDIRRNVGIVFQFPEHQLFEETVEKDIMFGPMNFGVPEEESRRRAHELIELLGLPPEVAQKSPFDLSGGQMRRVAIAGVLAFNPSILVLDEPTAGLDPRGRKEIMELFYRLHKEKNLTTVLVTHSMEDAARYADHVIIMHGGRSVMEGTPEEVFSDAEKLAAYRLGVPRSVKFQRDIEKLIGRPLPGLALTEEKLAEAIAAVAKEGGR is encoded by the coding sequence ATGGACATCTCACTTCAGCAAGTAGGGTATTTGTACGGGAAGGACACGCCGTTCGAGAAGCGGGCTTTGCAAGACGTGAACGCTACAATCGCCTCGGGTACCTATACGGCGATCATCGGACATACGGGGTCCGGGAAATCGACATTGCTCATGCATCTGAATGGCTTGCTCAAGCCTTCTGAAGGGGCCGTGCAGATTGGTGCTTCGAAAATCTCCGCCGGGACGAAGGCGAAGGGATTGAAGGACATCCGGCGCAATGTCGGGATTGTCTTCCAATTTCCGGAGCATCAGCTTTTTGAAGAGACCGTGGAGAAGGATATCATGTTCGGCCCGATGAATTTCGGCGTCCCTGAAGAGGAATCGCGGAGGCGGGCACATGAATTGATCGAATTGCTCGGTCTTCCTCCCGAGGTTGCCCAGAAATCCCCGTTCGACCTTTCCGGCGGCCAGATGCGCCGTGTCGCCATTGCAGGTGTCCTGGCCTTCAATCCATCGATCCTCGTCCTGGACGAACCGACGGCGGGCCTGGACCCTAGAGGGCGGAAAGAGATCATGGAGCTGTTCTACCGGCTTCATAAAGAAAAGAACCTGACGACGGTCCTTGTCACCCACAGTATGGAGGACGCGGCCCGTTACGCCGATCATGTGATCATCATGCACGGAGGACGGTCCGTCATGGAGGGGACACCGGAAGAAGTGTTCAGCGATGCAGAGAAATTGGCTGCCTACCGGCTCGGCGTTCCGCGTTCGGTCAAATTTCAGCGGGATATCGAGAAGTTGATCGGCCGGCCATTGCCTGGATTGGCATTGACGGAAGAAAAGCTTGCCGAGGCGATTGCCGCCGTTGCAAAGGAAGGTGGCCGCTGA
- a CDS encoding energy-coupling factor ABC transporter ATP-binding protein — MKEILSMDQVSFSYHVEGEEARKAVDQVSFTVKEGEWIAIVGHNGSGKSTLAKLMIGLLFPSEGQVNLFLERLTEENLWELRSRMGIVFQNPDNQFVGSTVQDDVAFALENNGVPFEDMVARVHESLEKVKMADFLDHEPHHLSGGQKQRVAIAGALALRPELLILDEATSMLDPQGRDEVIRVVSELKQETGLTVISITHDLEEVLLADRIIVMNRGNLLKVGTPEEIFADGKELEKIGLDLPFAMKVSGLLREAGLPLDGEHMTEEELVNELWTSHFSK, encoded by the coding sequence ATGAAGGAAATTCTGTCCATGGACCAAGTGAGCTTTTCCTATCACGTGGAAGGCGAAGAAGCGAGAAAAGCGGTCGATCAGGTGTCCTTCACAGTCAAAGAGGGAGAATGGATCGCCATTGTCGGTCATAATGGATCGGGCAAGTCCACTCTCGCCAAATTGATGATCGGATTGCTCTTTCCGAGTGAGGGGCAGGTCAATCTGTTCCTGGAACGGTTGACGGAGGAGAACTTATGGGAACTCCGTTCGCGGATGGGGATTGTCTTCCAGAATCCGGACAACCAGTTTGTCGGTTCGACCGTGCAAGATGATGTAGCATTCGCCTTGGAGAACAACGGAGTCCCTTTTGAAGATATGGTGGCCCGTGTGCACGAATCGCTGGAAAAAGTGAAGATGGCCGATTTCCTTGATCATGAACCGCATCATTTATCAGGGGGACAGAAACAGCGGGTGGCCATTGCCGGTGCACTTGCCTTGCGTCCGGAACTTCTCATTTTGGATGAGGCGACATCAATGCTGGATCCCCAAGGGCGGGATGAGGTCATTCGGGTTGTCAGCGAACTGAAACAGGAAACGGGATTGACGGTCATCTCGATCACCCATGACTTGGAAGAAGTGCTGCTCGCGGATCGGATCATTGTCATGAACCGGGGCAATCTGCTGAAGGTCGGAACTCCGGAAGAAATCTTCGCTGACGGGAAGGAGCTCGAGAAGATCGGACTGGATTTGCCGTTCGCTATGAAGGTGTCCGGATTGTTGCGGGAGGCAGGGTTGCCGCTGGATGGCGAGCATATGACGGAAGAAGAGTTGGTGAATGAATTATGGACATCTCACTTCAGCAAGTAG
- the rplQ gene encoding 50S ribosomal protein L17, with protein sequence MAYRKLGRTSSQRKAMLRDLATDLIVHERIQTTEARAKEVRSVVEKMITLGKRGDLHARRQAAQFIRRELVTTEDAEGNEQEVFALQKLFDNVAPRYAERQGGYTRILKMGPRRGDGAPVVVIELV encoded by the coding sequence ATGGCATACAGAAAATTGGGTCGTACGAGCTCACAACGTAAAGCGATGCTTCGCGATCTTGCTACAGATTTGATTGTACATGAACGGATTCAAACGACAGAAGCACGTGCGAAAGAAGTGCGTTCCGTTGTTGAAAAAATGATCACGCTTGGAAAACGCGGTGACTTGCATGCACGCCGTCAAGCTGCACAATTCATCCGTCGTGAACTTGTCACGACTGAAGATGCAGAAGGCAACGAACAAGAAGTGTTTGCACTTCAAAAACTATTTGACAACGTAGCACCTCGCTATGCAGAGCGTCAAGGCGGCTACACTCGTATCCTGAAAATGGGACCTCGTCGTGGAGACGGCGCACCTGTTGTAGTAATCGAGCTTGTCTAA